One stretch of Corynebacterium callunae DSM 20147 DNA includes these proteins:
- a CDS encoding dipeptide ABC transporter ATP-binding protein, with protein MTTPLLEINDLVVSYQTAKGLVHAVNNVSLEVHPGQITAIVGESGSGKSTTAQAVIGLLADNAEVDSGRISFNGRSLVGLNAREWKNVRGTKIGLIPQDPNNSLNPVKTIGASVGEGLAIHKRGTAAERKKKVIELLERVGIDNPEVRYDQYPHELSGGMKQRALIAAAIALEPELIIADEPTSALDVTVQKIILDLLEDMQRELGMGILFITHDLAVAGDRADQIVVMQNGEVRESGYAASVLTEPQHEYSKKLLADAPSLSIGEIPTRVAAGATSEPLLVVDKFRKEYSRGKDDVFVAANDISFEVLRGSTHAIVGESGSGKTTLGRAISMFNTPTSGSIKFDGTEITGLSATAQRQLRQQIQLVYQNPFSSLDPRQTIAGIIAEPLRNFTKLSKAEVSEKVDHHLDLVALDPQLGSRRPRELSGGQRQRVAIARAMILEPELVVFDEAVSALDVTVQAQILRLLDDLQRELGLTYVFISHDLAVVREISDTVSVMSRGSQGEVGKTAEVFKNPQSEFTSRLIDAIPGSRYRGGELNLGL; from the coding sequence ATGACTACCCCCTTGTTAGAGATCAACGATCTGGTTGTCTCTTATCAAACTGCTAAAGGTTTGGTGCATGCTGTCAACAATGTCAGCCTGGAGGTGCATCCTGGCCAGATCACCGCGATTGTTGGTGAGTCCGGATCTGGTAAATCCACCACTGCGCAGGCCGTGATTGGTTTGCTGGCTGATAACGCTGAGGTAGATTCTGGTCGGATTTCCTTCAACGGCCGTTCGCTGGTTGGCTTGAACGCACGCGAGTGGAAAAACGTTCGCGGCACCAAGATTGGTTTGATTCCGCAGGACCCCAACAACTCCCTGAACCCAGTGAAAACCATTGGTGCGTCAGTGGGGGAGGGCTTGGCTATCCACAAGCGTGGAACTGCCGCGGAGCGCAAGAAGAAGGTCATTGAGCTTCTAGAACGCGTGGGTATTGATAACCCAGAGGTCCGCTATGACCAGTACCCGCATGAGCTGTCTGGTGGCATGAAGCAGCGCGCGTTGATCGCAGCTGCCATTGCACTTGAGCCAGAGCTGATCATCGCCGATGAGCCTACATCCGCGCTGGATGTGACCGTGCAGAAAATCATTCTGGATTTGCTAGAAGATATGCAGCGGGAACTAGGCATGGGAATTTTATTTATTACCCATGATCTCGCTGTTGCCGGTGATCGGGCGGATCAAATCGTCGTCATGCAAAATGGTGAGGTCCGGGAAAGTGGTTACGCGGCTTCGGTCTTGACCGAACCCCAGCATGAATACTCTAAAAAGTTGCTTGCCGACGCGCCCTCGCTGAGCATCGGCGAGATCCCCACGCGAGTAGCGGCAGGTGCCACTTCCGAGCCACTTTTGGTAGTTGATAAGTTCCGCAAAGAATATTCCCGAGGCAAAGACGACGTTTTTGTGGCTGCCAATGATATTTCATTTGAGGTGCTGCGTGGTAGCACCCATGCCATTGTTGGTGAATCAGGCTCCGGAAAAACGACATTAGGCCGAGCCATTTCTATGTTTAATACCCCCACCTCGGGGTCTATTAAGTTTGACGGTACGGAGATAACTGGATTATCTGCCACGGCTCAGCGTCAATTGCGCCAGCAGATTCAGTTGGTATACCAAAACCCATTTTCTTCTTTGGATCCACGTCAAACAATTGCGGGCATCATTGCCGAGCCCCTGCGCAATTTCACCAAATTGAGCAAGGCAGAGGTTTCAGAAAAAGTAGATCATCACCTGGACTTGGTGGCCCTGGATCCACAGTTGGGTAGCCGCCGTCCACGTGAGCTTTCTGGTGGTCAGCGCCAGCGTGTAGCAATTGCGCGAGCAATGATCTTGGAACCTGAATTGGTTGTTTTTGATGAGGCTGTTTCTGCTCTTGATGTCACTGTGCAGGCCCAAATTCTGCGCCTGCTCGATGATCTACAACGAGAGCTAGGATTAACCTATGTTTTCATTTCCCATGATTTGGCTGTGGTTCGTGAAATCTCAGACACCGTCTCTGTGATGAGTCGCGGCAGCCAAGGGGAAGTGGGTAAGACTGCCGAAGTGTTTAAGAACCCACAAAGCGAATTTACTTCCCGCCTCATCGACGCAATCCCGGGATCGCGTTATCGTGGTGGCGAACTCAATCTTGGACTTTAG
- a CDS encoding ABC transporter permease has product MSNPPISSKKPVSANPRTGSADPSRKRKALGNPWTRPAAVLSIVVLVVAVLMALIPSLFTSQDPFTGDDVALLSPSGTHWFGTDSVGRDLYSRVVYGARETLLGALIAVLVGLIVGTLIGLLAGAQRGWLDTVLMRFVDVLLSIPALLLSLTVVILLGFGTMNAAIAVGITSVATFARLARSQVMTVAGSDFVEAAYGSGGTQAQVLFRHILPNSLTPVFALAALQFGSSILQLSVLGFLGYGAPPPTPEWGLLISDARDYMATSWWLTVLPGFVIIAVVMSANYLSRIIQKEA; this is encoded by the coding sequence ATGAGTAACCCTCCTATTTCATCTAAGAAACCGGTGTCTGCAAATCCTCGAACTGGATCAGCTGATCCGTCGCGCAAGCGTAAAGCGTTGGGCAATCCTTGGACAAGGCCTGCCGCTGTGCTTTCTATTGTGGTTTTGGTCGTCGCTGTGCTGATGGCACTGATCCCAAGCCTATTTACCTCCCAGGATCCGTTTACCGGCGATGATGTGGCCCTGCTGAGCCCAAGCGGAACTCACTGGTTTGGCACGGATTCTGTGGGACGTGACCTGTATAGCCGTGTTGTCTACGGCGCCAGGGAAACCCTGCTGGGCGCATTAATTGCGGTGTTAGTTGGACTGATTGTGGGCACCTTGATTGGTTTGCTCGCAGGCGCACAACGTGGATGGTTGGACACAGTACTAATGCGTTTTGTGGACGTACTGTTGTCTATTCCGGCGCTGCTGCTCAGCTTGACTGTCGTTATTCTTTTGGGATTCGGCACGATGAATGCTGCGATCGCCGTTGGTATTACTTCAGTTGCTACTTTTGCCCGTTTAGCTCGTTCCCAAGTGATGACGGTTGCAGGTTCTGATTTTGTGGAGGCAGCCTATGGTTCTGGTGGTACCCAGGCACAGGTGTTGTTCCGCCACATTCTGCCTAACTCCCTGACCCCAGTGTTCGCTCTTGCTGCCCTACAGTTCGGCTCCTCTATTTTGCAGCTGTCCGTGCTGGGATTCTTGGGCTACGGTGCTCCGCCGCCAACTCCAGAGTGGGGGCTGCTCATCTCTGATGCCCGTGACTACATGGCAACCTCATGGTGGCTGACTGTGCTGCCTGGTTTTGTCATCATCGCCGTGGTTATGTCTGCCAACTATCTAAGCCGCATCATCCAGAAGGAGGCATAG
- a CDS encoding ABC transporter permease: MTTSQILRRIGQALLVLLVTFTLAFIMLSALPGDAVTARYSSPDLGLSPEQIAQIRESYGADESLIAQYFTTLTGFLVGDFGYSVQTGTAVATQLAEAMPGTLTLAILAFLLAAILALVISILATMDRFAWIKGFFQALPPFFVSLPSFWLGIMLIQVVSFRLGWVPVIGSTPAQGLILPTITLSIPITAPLAQVLIRSIEEVKNQPFIAAVRARGAGEMWIFFRNILRNALLPTMTIAGILFGELVGGAVVTEAVFGRAGLGQLTVNAVANRDMPVMLAIVVIAAAVYVLINLIVDLLYPVLDARLRRRERA, from the coding sequence ATGACTACCTCGCAGATCCTGCGCCGAATCGGGCAAGCCCTTTTGGTTTTGTTGGTCACTTTTACTCTCGCATTCATCATGCTTTCTGCCCTTCCTGGCGATGCTGTGACTGCACGTTATTCCAGCCCAGACCTGGGTCTTTCACCAGAACAAATCGCACAAATCCGGGAATCCTACGGTGCCGATGAATCCCTAATTGCTCAGTACTTCACAACACTGACTGGTTTCCTAGTGGGCGATTTCGGCTACTCGGTACAAACTGGTACAGCTGTGGCTACCCAATTGGCAGAAGCAATGCCTGGCACCCTCACCTTGGCCATCTTGGCGTTCTTGCTTGCAGCCATCCTGGCGCTGGTCATTTCCATTCTTGCCACCATGGACCGCTTTGCCTGGATCAAGGGATTCTTCCAAGCACTGCCCCCATTTTTCGTCTCTCTTCCAAGCTTCTGGTTGGGCATCATGCTGATTCAGGTGGTTTCTTTCCGCTTGGGTTGGGTTCCAGTCATTGGCTCCACCCCGGCACAGGGATTGATCTTGCCCACAATCACGTTGTCTATTCCGATTACCGCACCACTTGCACAGGTGCTGATTCGCTCCATTGAAGAAGTAAAAAACCAACCTTTTATCGCAGCTGTTCGAGCACGCGGTGCAGGTGAAATGTGGATCTTCTTCCGCAATATTTTGCGCAATGCTTTATTGCCCACCATGACTATCGCAGGCATTTTATTTGGTGAACTTGTTGGCGGTGCCGTGGTTACCGAGGCTGTGTTCGGCCGTGCTGGTCTTGGCCAGTTGACAGTCAACGCCGTGGCCAACCGCGATATGCCAGTGATGCTTGCCATCGTGGTAATTGCAGCTGCTGTTTATGTTTTGATCAACCTCATCGTGGATTTGTTGTACCCAGTCCTCGATGCCCGTCTGCGCCGCAGGGAAAGGGCATAA
- a CDS encoding TIGR04028 family ABC transporter substrate-binding protein: MFKKHRHGLGSPENKPRLKTRRLLTAVAATLAGLAMLSGCTVQPAQGEDNTLTYLEPQFFRTLYPPSAGFYPNGSVVNNIADRLLYQDPETLELSPWIATDLPEVNEDATEFTFNIRTDVTYSDGTPLTAENVVKNFDLYGLGDKDRRLTISEQITNYDHGEVIDEDTVRFHFSEPAPGFAQATSSFNAGLYADSTLDFANEEFAPGNAKNVIGSGPFLITDETLGTNLTLSVREDYDWAPPAREHQGRAKLDAVNYVLAGEESVRIGAIVAGQADIARQIEAPVEAHLKNEGISIISAATNGVNNSFNFRFKNDKLSDIRVRQALIHAIDREKIMRVLFSESYPLATSVLGQNALGYKEQVDAYIYDLDKATALLDEAGWTVDSDGMRRKDGELLELTFNEALPQPRSREVVTMVQEQLGDIGIKVNLNPGDQAAQDADSKDLDKIQVRHTMVGRADYDVLKSQLYSTNRNELLNMTMEGETADIGDPHLEELLMAIASSPNEADRAAASAAAQDYITEQAYVLPLFEEPVVYGVQPYVKGFSPEVIGRPSFYETYLDHSSNDSSEEE; encoded by the coding sequence GAACCACAGTTCTTCCGAACCCTTTATCCACCATCAGCAGGTTTTTATCCCAACGGCAGCGTGGTCAACAACATTGCAGACCGCTTGCTCTACCAGGATCCAGAAACCCTGGAACTTAGCCCATGGATCGCCACCGATCTGCCGGAAGTCAATGAAGATGCAACAGAGTTCACCTTCAACATCCGCACCGACGTCACGTACTCGGACGGCACCCCACTGACCGCTGAAAATGTGGTGAAGAACTTTGACCTTTATGGACTTGGGGATAAAGATCGACGCCTCACCATCTCGGAGCAAATTACCAACTATGACCACGGCGAAGTAATCGATGAGGACACCGTCCGATTCCACTTCTCTGAACCCGCTCCAGGATTTGCACAGGCTACCAGCTCATTCAATGCTGGCCTTTATGCTGATTCCACCTTGGATTTTGCTAATGAAGAATTTGCACCTGGCAATGCCAAAAACGTCATCGGCTCCGGTCCTTTTCTCATCACTGATGAAACTCTGGGCACCAACCTCACTTTGAGCGTCCGCGAAGATTACGATTGGGCACCACCTGCCCGCGAACACCAAGGCCGCGCAAAACTTGATGCCGTTAACTACGTGCTAGCAGGCGAGGAGTCAGTTCGCATCGGCGCAATCGTTGCGGGCCAGGCAGATATTGCCCGCCAAATCGAAGCGCCCGTCGAAGCGCACCTTAAAAATGAAGGCATTTCCATCATTTCCGCCGCCACCAACGGTGTGAACAACAGCTTCAACTTCCGTTTTAAAAACGACAAGCTGTCAGATATTCGAGTCCGCCAAGCGCTCATCCACGCCATCGACCGTGAAAAGATCATGCGCGTGCTGTTTAGTGAGTCTTACCCACTAGCTACCTCAGTGCTGGGGCAAAACGCACTTGGATACAAAGAACAGGTTGATGCCTATATCTATGACCTAGATAAAGCCACCGCACTTTTAGATGAAGCCGGCTGGACTGTGGACTCTGACGGCATGAGACGCAAAGACGGTGAGCTTTTAGAACTCACCTTCAACGAAGCCCTCCCACAGCCACGCTCCCGCGAAGTGGTCACAATGGTTCAAGAACAACTAGGCGATATAGGCATCAAAGTTAACCTCAACCCAGGTGATCAAGCAGCACAAGACGCTGATTCGAAGGACCTAGATAAAATTCAGGTCCGCCACACCATGGTTGGACGCGCAGACTACGACGTACTGAAATCTCAGCTGTACTCCACCAACCGCAATGAACTGCTGAACATGACCATGGAAGGGGAGACCGCTGACATTGGCGATCCTCATTTGGAGGAACTCCTCATGGCTATTGCATCCAGCCCAAATGAAGCCGACCGCGCAGCAGCATCTGCCGCCGCACAGGACTACATCACCGAACAAGCCTATGTTTTGCCACTGTTTGAAGAGCCAGTTGTCTACGGCGTGCAGCCCTATGTGAAGGGCTTTAGCCCCGAAGTTATCGGACGCCCAAGTTTTTATGAAACATACCTTGACCATTCCAGTAACGATTCCAGTGAGGAGGAGTAA